CAGTTAGAAGATAACTACCAGTCTGTTAGGGTGTGGGTTAAAACTCCAGGATACATCTTTTATTAATCTTGTGCCTTTGGCAAACATGAAATACCTCTGTAATGCACTGAGGCACAAAAAAATTACAGAGAGGTTGACAGGAaggcaaaacatttcatttcaagtggGTGGGCCTGGCTGTGTAGCCATGGTAACAACAAAAAGTGTCTGAACATATCAGCGGAGATAGTTCATGTGTTTCAAACCTCATTTAAACCCCATTCAGGCTCACATTGTCATAATGTGTATTTTGAGGACAACTCGAAGAGGCTGAGTAAAGAAGGTTGGTGCAAAAGACAATCAGAATGTATCCCTGCAGACCAAAAGACATTTTCCTCACCACCAACAAAACTGGTGATgcatatacaaatataaacacagagCACAAAACCATGATCCataaaaaagtcatttaaaagaTAGAAAATTTTTGAGAGTCTGTTGaacatttttctccatttaaaGTACGGCAGTTGCCTTCCAACTTCTAATCCAACGTAACGTTGACGGAGGCTAGAGCATCCACAGCCCAGCCGGGGTACTGGTCACGAGAGGGAAACAGTCGCTTCATGAACGTCCGTATAAAGTCAGGGAAGCGGCCCTCCATGATACTCTGTCTCACAGAGCGCATCAGGGTGAGCTGCAAAGAGAAGTGTTTGATGAATCGAAGAAAAAGTAAAGCGATGACTGTCCTCTAGTGGGAATTCATCTTCTCCTCTGCATCATTAGTGTGCACGGGTCGGCCACAGGTCAGCGTCCCACAGTAGACCGCTTACATGCTTTTACCATTTATATGGAATATTATAGGGTAGCATGTAGATGCTTCACAGAAATCAAATAGTTGTTCAGACATTTCACTGTGGATCAAAGTGGCAGAGTGATGCCCGCCCCCCTTGAGCCACCCAGCTAGTGCGGTTTAAATGGGGAGAAaaacttagaaaaaaaaaacaaaacttcaagAAATAACTTGTTGTATTATGAGACATTATAATTTGTGCTCTCTTAGCACGAACATTATGTTTTTGGGACACATCTGTCACAAGAGGAGCATTCGTTGCTTTGATAATGCCAGAGCAGCAACGCAAGTTTGCGCCACTCCGAGGTACAGAGAGTACCGTGGGACAAAATGATTGTGACTGAGCTGAGCACATTGTCTGAATCATGTCATTTACTTTTGTAAAGGTCAAAGTCTTTTGTCAGATTTCTGTCAGAGCCTTTTAGACTTTGAAACAGATTATGCAAACTTGTGGCTCAACGgcagaaacacaggaaactAATGAACACATATAACACACAATTTATTAGCTCCTTTAACGCAAATATGGAAATCAGTAATTCAGTACTCAGAAATTTCAAAAtggaaacacagaacaaaataaaattgttttaattgtttggGAATTAATTACTATTTATGTTCTGCTTCAGTTTTTTTAGAAGTCAAATGAGTTTAGAGTGCACCTAATATTACTGAACCATTATTGAGCATGTCACACACAATTTCATACTTACATAATTTCagttatatttaatataaaaagcatttttattcaATATAAAGAGTACTTTTAACAGCATTTTTAGACTAATTTAGTCAAGGCAATGACGGTGGAAGAAAATTAGTGCAACAAAACCTTTTAAAACCTATTATTTTTGTTCCAGTTGCCTCTCGAGGCAAAGATTCTAACTTATGTTCGAATATACGAATGTATGATGATATGATGTGATGGTTAAGAGACATTTCCAATACTGACCTGGTAGGCGATGTTGTGGATGGTGATGTGATGCATGGCTGCAGTGTCACTCTTAAACAAAGCATGGAGGTAAGCCCGACTATgtctgaaagagaaaacagacataTTAATTACACATTTCCTCCAGCAATACTGTTTTATCTGATGGCGTATCAGCATTGTTGGTAATAAGTTACAGAGCTGCGGGGAGCAATTACTGAGCAAAAGTATAATTTTATTAGGATATTCACTGGAGGCACACTACGTGGCAACCGGCAGCATCTGTAGTGTGATGAGGGTGATCCAACCTTGCAAAGTGAAGCTATGTATGTGGTTccttgatgaaaaaaaaaaaaaaagtttttctccTCATAAATTTGTGACTGAAATcgaagagagagagtgatttttttcttgtaaatttacCACTTTCACTTAGAAGATATgagtttttttcctgaaaatataCGACTTATCTTGGATattcagactttttttcttaGAATAGTTTTACCTACAACGGCCCTAATATGCCGTCATAGTTTTACAGCATAACTGTGGTACAAAATGTCTAAACACCAGACGCTAACCACTGGCACCGAGCTGCagcatttccaaaaatgtgcCTTTTCACTCATTAGTCTGAGACTTTTGAGtgagagtgaatgaatgaaattaatcatttaaggTAGCTTTCAGTCTATTCCAGTATTTTATCATTCAGAAATTATTGATTTTGAGGTTGAGGTAGTCTTGTATCACCAAGACATCCAAAATGAGGTAACTGACTGCTAAGTCTAAATGAGGTCTTCTTGGGCACTACAGCCCCTTTATAAACTTCCATATCTGTACTGATGAAGAAATGAAGCTTTGAAAAACCCAAAACGACAAGACTTGTgatgtgagtttgtttttgaCTTACCTCTTGCAGGTGTGACACTGGCAGTCTGGATCTATGGGCTGGAAGTCCTTGGCATACTGCTTCTGTTTCACCTGCAGCGATCCCCAAGGCACCAAGGCAGAGCCAAACCTCTGAGGGAAGAGAAACATGACTTTGAAGCATGAGCTATTGATATGGAATTATAACTACTGAATGACCGTTTGAAAAATGATTATTGGTGCATGAGGTAAAGACAGCTTACTGCCGTGCGAGTGGGGAACACGCAGTCAAACATATCACATCCCAGAGCCACACACACCACCAAATCCACAGCATATCTGCAGCGCAAGAGGATCACACACAGTCTTGTGTCAATTTATAAAACCATAAACAAGACtgttattttaaacatttcagcaaACGCACCCCACACCCATGAGGTATCGAGGCTTTTCTCGTGGCAGGTGGTCAGTGCTCAGTGTGACCATCCGCCAGAAGtcatccttctcctctcctccactcaggCCACCGATGGCAAAACCAGGAACATCACGCTGAGTCATCTCTGGAAGGGGAAAAGATATCTAAAGCAtaagtttgtcatttttcaaggCATTAAAACATCTTCTTGGGCATTACCCAAATATGATCTGGTCAATACCAGGAATAGGGGGATAGAGGCGGGTGATCAAGAGCGGTAAAATTATCACCATAGAGCAGATTCTCTTTACCAGCTAGACAGGCCTTGCGCAGCTCTGCATTCAGCCCTCCCTGGATGATGGCAAAAAGGTTCTGCTTGTCTGGATTTCTATTTGCTGCTATGCATCTGTCCAGCCAGCGAATGGATCTGTGCATTGCCTCCTCCACCCGTGGTCCTGTCACAGTACTGCTGACCACGTCGTCCAGCTGCATCATGATGTCTGACCCTGGAGGAACACAGAGCAACATGGAGACGCAGTCTTTTAGCCAAATTAATGGGCTCCAGGCTCGAGTCTTTGTTACTTCATTCTGATTCAAATGATTGTACTCCTTGCAGACCCAGGCTGTTCTGTATGCTGATGGACTTCTCAGGACTTAGGAGGATCTCTTTGCCATCGTAAGGGGACTTGAACTTCACTCCTTCTTCAGTGACCTCCGAGAGCTCAACGAGAGACACCATTTGAAACCCCCCACTGTCCTGCGAGCAGAAGAAAAGTTGTGAATATAAATATTTCCCCCTGCAGTTTACTCTTTTGCCATTTATGGTTGACTTCTGTACACTCACAGTTAAAAGATTTCTTTTCCAGTTCATGAACCCATGTAAACCTTTGGCTTTCTCAATCAAATCAGGCCCCTGTAGGTGGTagatttgaaaaggaaaaacatatttatgaaaGAAAGTTGTCATGAATTGTCAAATTGAACAATTATCCTTGAGCTAATTCATACCGGCCTCATGCCCAGGTGGTATGTGTTTCCAAGACAAATCTGACATCCAAGAGCCTCCAGCTGATCCACAGTGATTCCCTTCAGAGTCCCCTGGGTACCCACAGGCATGAACACCGGGGTACTGACGGCGGAGTGAGGCAGAATTAGATCACAAGCTCTTGCCTTTGTGACCGGACACTCAGCAATAATTCGCAGAGTAAGAGAAGAAGCTGCGGGCAGAGCTTTCTTTAAAGACATGCTGTCTTGTGAAGTATTAATTTCGGCTCCACACTCTCCGGTGGCAGCCATGTTGCAGTGGACACGTGACGTGAGACGGCTGTAACTGATAATCGCGGCGACCAATCAGAAGCGAGGAATATGTTTAGAGCCAAGAACACGCCTTTTAGATATCCAATCAGAAGCTTAGCTtgacagagaggcagcagaaTTACCCAATAGGCTGCTTGGTTTCTCAGAGAAGAGGCGGGACTTTACCTACCGGTTTCGATCGGATGTCGTCTCCTCTGACCGGATGGTGTTTGTGTAGAGGAAGTTTTGTTTTGCGAGTTTTCCGTCCGTTTCGACTGACTGGATATTCTGTTAATACGCTTAAAAAACACACGAAATGATATTAGTGTGAATTGCATTACCGGTAGCCGCTCAAGTGTTGAAGTAGACAATAAATTCCTGCGCTGTTTGAGGCGGCGGAACTCAACACTTCAGAGTAACCCGAGAGCACCTTgctgctaagctaacgttacCTAGATAGTTAGCGCGGCTAGCGTTAGCCTCTGGTTTGCGTTGTGTTGAAGGGGCTCTCCGAGCTAACGAAGCCATGGGGAACCGGGGCATGGAAGACCTGATTCCCCTGATCAACAAGCTTCAAGACGCTTTCAGCTCCATTGGCCAGAGTTGCAATTTAGACCTTCC
This genomic window from Pempheris klunzingeri isolate RE-2024b chromosome 17, fPemKlu1.hap1, whole genome shotgun sequence contains:
- the qtrt1 gene encoding queuine tRNA-ribosyltransferase catalytic subunit 1, whose protein sequence is MAATGECGAEINTSQDSMSLKKALPAASSLTLRIIAECPVTKARACDLILPHSAVSTPVFMPVGTQGTLKGITVDQLEALGCQICLGNTYHLGMRPGPDLIEKAKGLHGFMNWKRNLLTDSGGFQMVSLVELSEVTEEGVKFKSPYDGKEILLSPEKSISIQNSLGSDIMMQLDDVVSSTVTGPRVEEAMHRSIRWLDRCIAANRNPDKQNLFAIIQGGLNAELRKACLAEMTQRDVPGFAIGGLSGGEEKDDFWRMVTLSTDHLPREKPRYLMGVGYAVDLVVCVALGCDMFDCVFPTRTARFGSALVPWGSLQVKQKQYAKDFQPIDPDCQCHTCKRHSRAYLHALFKSDTAAMHHITIHNIAYQLTLMRSVRQSIMEGRFPDFIRTFMKRLFPSRDQYPGWAVDALASVNVTLD